From a single Mycolicibacterium mengxianglii genomic region:
- a CDS encoding EthD domain-containing protein: MEKVILVVRTAAVDDEWCARLRGPLAQELLDLGLPGLTVNVKDGPVRDSVMTLSTLDPPVSALVSLWTQQSYGTQVAAAVNRLGEIADDVFGYLVTESTPLAPPVTQPGARTTGLANIALLRRPADLDEATWRHRWQIDHTPVAIETQATFGYTQNAVVRPLTPEAPALAAIVEELFPDAAVTDLKAFFGAEDDDELGRRITRMVASTSAFGANENIDTVPTSRYVWRLPFN, translated from the coding sequence ATGGAGAAGGTCATTCTGGTGGTGCGGACGGCAGCGGTCGACGACGAGTGGTGCGCGCGCCTGCGGGGCCCGCTGGCGCAGGAGTTGCTCGACCTCGGGTTGCCCGGGCTCACAGTGAACGTCAAGGACGGCCCGGTGCGTGATTCGGTGATGACACTGTCGACGCTGGATCCGCCCGTCAGTGCCCTGGTCAGCCTCTGGACCCAGCAGTCGTATGGAACGCAGGTGGCCGCGGCCGTCAACCGGCTCGGCGAAATTGCCGACGATGTGTTCGGCTATCTGGTCACCGAGTCCACCCCGCTGGCTCCGCCCGTCACCCAACCTGGCGCCCGGACAACGGGTCTGGCCAATATTGCGTTGCTGCGCCGTCCGGCCGACCTGGATGAGGCGACGTGGCGGCACCGCTGGCAGATCGATCACACGCCGGTGGCGATCGAAACCCAGGCGACCTTCGGCTACACCCAGAATGCGGTGGTACGGCCCCTGACGCCGGAGGCGCCCGCGCTCGCAGCGATCGTGGAGGAACTGTTCCCCGATGCTGCCGTCACCGATCTCAAGGCGTTCTTCGGTGCCGAGGACGACGACGAGCTCGGCCGGCGGATCACCCGGATGGTCGCCAGCACGTCGGCCTTCGGTGCCAACGAGAACATCGACACGGTGCCCACGAGTCGCTACGTGTGGCGGCTCCCTTTCAACTAG
- a CDS encoding enoyl-CoA hydratase/isomerase family protein: protein MTLQIADDNRVRTLTLNRPEALNAFNEALYDATTIELREAAEDPEVAVVLITGTGRAFSAGTDLAEMQARITDPEFVPGEYGFMGLIDALTEFGKPLVCAVNGLGLGIGTTILGFADLAFMATTAKLKCPFTSLGVAPEAASSYLLPQLIGRQNAAWLLMSSEWVSAEEALRMGLVWKVCEPGDLLGEARRHAEVLASRPIASLQAVKATMVAPIRAEIEAARQRENACFVELMGAAANAEALAEFNRKG, encoded by the coding sequence GTGACACTGCAGATCGCTGATGACAACCGGGTGCGGACGCTGACGCTGAACCGGCCCGAAGCGCTGAATGCGTTCAACGAGGCGCTCTACGACGCGACGACGATTGAGCTGCGGGAGGCCGCCGAGGATCCCGAGGTGGCGGTGGTCCTGATCACCGGCACGGGCCGCGCCTTCAGTGCGGGTACCGATCTGGCCGAGATGCAGGCCCGGATCACCGACCCGGAGTTCGTCCCGGGGGAGTACGGCTTCATGGGGCTCATCGACGCGTTGACCGAGTTCGGCAAGCCGCTGGTGTGTGCGGTCAACGGCCTCGGGCTGGGTATCGGCACCACCATCCTGGGCTTTGCAGATCTGGCCTTCATGGCCACGACCGCCAAGCTGAAGTGTCCCTTCACCAGCCTGGGGGTGGCGCCGGAGGCGGCGTCGTCCTATCTGTTGCCGCAGTTGATCGGTAGACAGAACGCCGCCTGGTTGCTGATGTCCTCGGAGTGGGTCAGTGCCGAGGAAGCGCTGCGCATGGGGTTGGTGTGGAAGGTGTGCGAGCCCGGCGATCTGTTGGGCGAGGCCCGCAGACACGCCGAGGTGCTGGCGTCCAGGCCGATCGCCAGTCTGCAGGCCGTCAAAGCCACGATGGTCGCGCCGATTCGGGCGGAGATCGAGGCGGCGCGACAGCGGGAGAACGCGTGCTTCGTCGAATTGATGGGCGCTGCCGCCAATGCCGAGGCGTTGGCGGAGTTCAACCGCAAAGGCTGA
- a CDS encoding (2Fe-2S)-binding protein yields the protein MYVCLCTGATSHCVAAAIANGACTSKQVAAACGAGSDCGRCRVTVRAIIESTLTAECAVAS from the coding sequence ATGTACGTCTGCTTGTGCACGGGAGCCACCAGCCACTGCGTCGCCGCCGCGATCGCCAACGGCGCCTGCACGTCGAAGCAGGTCGCTGCGGCCTGTGGCGCCGGTTCGGATTGCGGCCGGTGCCGGGTCACCGTACGGGCGATCATCGAATCGACCCTGACCGCCGAGTGCGCCGTCGCCAGCTGA
- the bfr gene encoding bacterioferritin: protein MQGDPDVLKLLNEQLTSELTAINQYFLHSKMQDSWGFTEVASHTRKESFEEMQHAEAITDRILLLDGLPNYQRLFSLRVGQTLREQFESDLAIEYEVAARLRPGIIMCREKQDSTTAVLLETIMADEEQHIDYLETQLELMGKLGEELYLAQCVSRPPQ, encoded by the coding sequence ATGCAAGGCGATCCAGACGTTCTCAAGCTGCTGAACGAGCAGCTCACCAGCGAGTTGACGGCGATCAACCAATACTTTCTGCACTCCAAGATGCAGGACAGCTGGGGCTTCACCGAGGTGGCGTCGCATACGCGCAAAGAGTCATTCGAAGAGATGCAGCACGCCGAGGCCATCACTGATCGCATCCTGCTTCTGGACGGCCTGCCCAACTACCAGCGCCTGTTCTCGCTGCGCGTCGGACAAACCCTGCGGGAACAGTTCGAGTCCGACCTGGCCATCGAGTACGAGGTCGCCGCGCGACTGCGTCCCGGCATCATCATGTGTCGCGAGAAGCAGGACAGCACCACCGCCGTCCTGCTGGAGACGATCATGGCCGACGAGGAGCAGCACATCGACTACCTCGAGACGCAGCTGGAGTTGATGGGCAAGCTGGGTGAGGAGCTCTACCTCGCGCAGTGCGTGTCCCGGCCGCCGCAGTGA
- the xylB gene encoding xylulokinase produces the protein MTLVAGIDSSTQSCKVLVCDADTGAVVRSAAAPHPGGTEVDPAAWWQALQSAIDGVGGLDDVDAVSVGGQQHGMVCLDSSGDVIRKALLWNDTRSADAATDLIDELGGSARWAQEIGVVPVAAITATKLRWLADNEPDNADRLAAVCLPHDWLTWRLSGSSDIADLVTDRSDASGTGYFSAADNTYKEDLLLLATRGRLPRVPRVLGPHDEAGRLAGGAAVLGPGAGDNAAAALGLGAASGDCVMSLGTSGVISAVGEAASHDPDGIVAGFADATGRQLPLVCTLNGAPVLATVAKMLGVDLARFAELALSAPPGSDGLVWVPYFDGERSPNLPDARGALQGVSTANLTPANVARAAVEGLLSSMAYCLDRIADQGVAVDRVLMVGGGANSAAVREIAPAVLGRAVDVPTPGEYVALGAARQAAWTLSGGDSPPEWVIEGSHTYTADPTPHVLEQYQAARSLTLGQRKIMLV, from the coding sequence GTGACCCTCGTCGCTGGCATCGATTCATCCACGCAGTCGTGCAAGGTCCTGGTGTGTGACGCCGACACGGGCGCAGTGGTGCGCTCGGCCGCGGCGCCCCATCCCGGCGGGACCGAGGTCGACCCCGCCGCCTGGTGGCAGGCGCTGCAGTCCGCGATCGACGGAGTTGGCGGTCTCGACGACGTCGACGCTGTTTCGGTCGGTGGGCAACAACACGGCATGGTCTGCCTCGATTCATCCGGGGACGTGATCCGAAAAGCGTTGCTGTGGAACGACACCCGGTCTGCCGACGCTGCCACCGATCTGATCGACGAACTCGGCGGTTCGGCCCGCTGGGCCCAGGAGATCGGCGTGGTGCCGGTCGCGGCGATCACCGCGACGAAGCTGCGCTGGCTGGCCGACAACGAACCCGACAACGCTGACCGGCTGGCGGCGGTGTGCCTACCGCATGACTGGCTGACCTGGCGGTTGTCCGGGTCGAGCGATATCGCCGATCTGGTGACCGACCGCAGTGACGCCAGCGGCACCGGGTACTTCTCCGCAGCCGACAACACCTACAAAGAGGACCTGTTGCTGTTGGCCACGCGCGGGCGGCTGCCCCGGGTGCCCAGGGTGCTGGGTCCGCACGACGAGGCGGGCCGGCTGGCAGGTGGCGCAGCGGTGTTGGGGCCGGGCGCCGGTGACAACGCCGCGGCGGCCCTGGGTCTGGGCGCGGCCTCCGGAGACTGCGTGATGTCGCTGGGCACATCCGGGGTGATCAGCGCCGTCGGGGAAGCCGCTTCCCACGATCCCGACGGCATCGTCGCCGGGTTCGCCGACGCCACCGGCAGGCAGCTGCCGCTGGTGTGCACGCTCAACGGCGCACCGGTGCTGGCCACAGTCGCGAAGATGCTGGGTGTGGATCTGGCCCGCTTCGCCGAGCTGGCGTTGTCGGCGCCCCCGGGCTCCGACGGGCTGGTGTGGGTGCCGTATTTCGACGGCGAGCGTTCCCCGAACCTCCCGGATGCCCGGGGTGCCCTGCAGGGCGTCAGTACTGCAAACCTGACGCCGGCCAATGTCGCCCGCGCGGCGGTGGAAGGCCTGTTGAGTTCCATGGCCTACTGCCTGGACCGGATCGCCGATCAGGGTGTGGCGGTCGACCGGGTGCTCATGGTCGGTGGTGGGGCGAACTCGGCCGCGGTGCGCGAGATCGCGCCGGCCGTGCTCGGCCGCGCCGTCGACGTGCCGACGCCGGGGGAGTACGTCGCGCTCGGCGCGGCCCGCCAAGCGGCATGGACCCTGTCGGGGGGTGATTCCCCGCCGGAGTGGGTGATCGAGGGCTCGCACACCTATACCGCCGACCCCACGCCGCACGTCCTCGAGCAGTACCAGGCCGCCCGCAGCCTCACTTTGGGACAACGCAAAATAATGCTAGTTTAG
- a CDS encoding MDR family MFS transporter: MSNSATLESAPASDGTFISPQRRNLIFVAVLLGMLLAALDQTIVATALPTVVADLGGAGHQSWVVTSYLLASTIATAIVGKLGDLFGRKLVFQASVLFFLLGSVLCGLAGSMSVLVAARALQGIGGGAMMVTAMAVIGEVIPLRDRGRYQGALGAVFGVTTVIGPLLGGFFTDHLSWRWAFWINVPVAIVVLAVSVIAIPALARSGKPVIDYAGIVLVGLGASGLTLATSWGGGEYAWLSPMIITLFVASFVALAFFVWVELRAREPILPMRLFRSPVFTVCCILGFIVGFAMLGALTFLPTFMQFVDGVSATQSGLRTLPMVGGLLITSISSGQIVGRTGRYKIFPIAGTAIMTVGFLLLSRMDADTSIWWQSLYLFILGSGIGLCMQVLVLTVQNTSRFEDLGVATSGVTFFRTIGSSFGAAIFGSLFANFLASRIGPALMAAGAPPAAAESPKQLHLLPPEMAAPIVNAYAESLGQVFLCAAPVALVGFIVSLFLKEVPLRDMEGVSASDLGEGFGMPNADSPEQILETAVGRMFRDSPDIRLRHIAGRYGCELEVAPLWALLQIYRQNQAFGSARLTEIGERLRMPFEVLEPTFDKLVADGYALRTGDQLWLTQAGVRQVDAASTAIVGRIVEKLAKSPQFEGRPDRDQVEVALERIAHRMLVEGTADRESAERN, encoded by the coding sequence GTGTCCAATTCAGCTACTCTCGAATCTGCTCCGGCTTCGGACGGCACATTCATCAGCCCGCAACGCCGCAATCTCATTTTCGTGGCTGTGCTGCTGGGCATGTTGCTCGCCGCGCTCGACCAGACCATCGTTGCCACCGCCCTGCCGACCGTCGTCGCCGATCTCGGTGGCGCCGGTCACCAGTCCTGGGTGGTGACCAGCTATCTCCTCGCATCGACAATCGCCACCGCCATCGTCGGCAAGCTCGGCGACCTGTTCGGACGCAAGCTGGTGTTCCAGGCGTCGGTGCTGTTCTTCCTGCTCGGCTCGGTGCTGTGCGGTCTCGCCGGTTCGATGTCCGTGCTGGTGGCAGCACGCGCGCTGCAGGGCATCGGCGGCGGCGCCATGATGGTCACCGCGATGGCCGTCATCGGTGAGGTGATCCCGCTGCGGGACCGCGGCCGTTACCAGGGCGCCCTGGGCGCGGTGTTCGGCGTGACCACGGTGATCGGCCCGTTGCTCGGCGGTTTCTTCACCGACCACCTGAGCTGGCGGTGGGCCTTCTGGATCAACGTGCCCGTCGCCATCGTGGTGCTCGCCGTCAGCGTGATCGCCATCCCGGCGCTGGCACGCTCCGGAAAGCCCGTCATCGACTACGCCGGCATCGTGCTGGTCGGGCTGGGAGCGTCCGGGCTGACCCTGGCCACCAGCTGGGGCGGCGGCGAGTACGCCTGGCTCTCGCCGATGATCATCACCCTGTTCGTCGCGTCCTTCGTCGCGCTGGCCTTCTTCGTCTGGGTGGAACTGCGCGCCCGCGAGCCCATCCTGCCGATGCGGCTGTTCCGCAGCCCGGTGTTCACCGTCTGCTGCATCCTGGGCTTCATCGTCGGCTTCGCGATGCTGGGCGCGCTGACCTTCCTGCCGACGTTCATGCAGTTCGTCGACGGAGTGTCAGCCACCCAGTCCGGCCTGCGCACCCTGCCGATGGTCGGCGGCCTACTGATCACCTCGATCAGTAGCGGACAGATCGTCGGGCGCACCGGCCGGTACAAGATCTTCCCGATCGCCGGCACCGCGATCATGACCGTGGGATTTCTGCTGCTGTCCCGGATGGACGCCGACACCTCGATCTGGTGGCAGTCGCTGTACCTGTTCATCCTGGGTTCGGGCATCGGACTGTGCATGCAGGTCCTGGTGCTCACGGTGCAGAACACGTCGCGCTTCGAGGATCTCGGGGTCGCGACCTCCGGCGTGACCTTCTTCCGCACCATCGGCAGCTCATTCGGGGCGGCCATCTTCGGATCGCTGTTCGCCAACTTCCTCGCCAGCCGGATCGGCCCGGCTCTGATGGCGGCGGGCGCACCGCCGGCGGCAGCCGAGTCGCCGAAACAACTGCATCTGCTGCCGCCGGAGATGGCGGCACCCATCGTCAACGCCTACGCCGAGTCCCTCGGTCAGGTCTTCCTGTGCGCGGCGCCGGTCGCGCTGGTCGGCTTCATCGTGTCGTTGTTCCTCAAAGAGGTGCCGCTGCGCGATATGGAGGGGGTGTCGGCGTCGGATCTCGGGGAAGGCTTCGGGATGCCGAACGCCGACTCGCCGGAACAGATCCTCGAGACAGCGGTCGGACGGATGTTCCGCGACTCCCCGGACATCCGGCTGCGCCACATCGCCGGCCGTTACGGCTGTGAGCTGGAGGTGGCACCGCTGTGGGCGCTGCTGCAGATCTACCGGCAGAACCAGGCGTTCGGCTCGGCGCGGCTCACCGAGATCGGCGAGCGGCTGCGCATGCCGTTCGAAGTGCTCGAACCCACCTTCGACAAGCTGGTCGCCGACGGGTACGCGTTGCGCACCGGTGATCAGCTGTGGCTCACCCAGGCCGGCGTCCGCCAGGTCGACGCCGCGTCGACGGCGATCGTCGGCCGGATCGTCGAGAAGCTTGCCAAGTCGCCGCAATTCGAAGGCCGCCCGGATCGCGATCAGGTCGAGGTCGCGTTGGAGCGGATCGCACACCGGATGTTGGTCGAAGGGACAGCGGACCGCGAAAGCGCGGAGAGAAACTAG
- a CDS encoding carboxymuconolactone decarboxylase family protein — protein MSRIGDFAGSAESELAGWIVQSPEIGTAMAGFAHAVYNNNRLPMRVRELARIVIAHDNECAVCVNTRDADGPAAGVDEELYQHADQWRTWSGYSEQERIAAEFAHRFATEHTELRDDEDFWERARPLFSDELMADLALSCAMWVGMGRMLRTLDIGQTCHLTLPSRA, from the coding sequence ATGAGCCGAATCGGAGACTTCGCCGGATCCGCTGAAAGCGAACTTGCGGGTTGGATCGTGCAGTCGCCGGAGATCGGCACGGCGATGGCCGGCTTTGCCCACGCGGTCTACAACAACAATCGGCTGCCGATGCGGGTGCGCGAGTTGGCTCGGATCGTGATCGCCCACGACAACGAGTGCGCGGTGTGCGTCAACACCCGGGACGCCGACGGGCCCGCAGCCGGTGTCGACGAGGAGCTTTATCAACACGCCGACCAGTGGCGGACCTGGTCCGGCTACAGCGAGCAGGAACGCATTGCGGCGGAATTCGCGCACCGGTTCGCCACCGAACACACCGAACTGCGTGACGACGAAGACTTCTGGGAGCGCGCCAGGCCGCTGTTCTCCGACGAACTGATGGCCGACCTCGCACTGTCCTGCGCGATGTGGGTGGGTATGGGTCGGATGCTGCGCACTCTGGACATCGGCCAGACCTGCCACCTCACTCTGCCCAGTCGCGCTTGA
- a CDS encoding N-acyl-D-amino-acid deacylase family protein, with protein sequence MFDLTITGGTVVDGTGADRFRADIGVKDGRIVEIRRCEGDDPGLSGEAAHTIDATGKVVTPGFVDIHTHYDGQVSWDDTLEPSSLHGVTTVVSGNCGVGFAPVAPGREQWLIELMEGVEDIPGTALTEGITWEWESFPQYLDAVEKRSLAVDFGTQIAHGAVRGYAMGDRGARNEAATEDDVALMARIVREAVEAGALGFSTSRTEAHRAMDGQPVPGTYAAERELFGLGRAMAAGGQAVFEVAPQGTAGEDNEASMRELDWMTRLAAEIDRPVSFAMVQNSGAPDLWRRQLDCAGAALERGVQIYAQFAVRPFGMLFGFPGYHAFTHRPTYRRLAAESTREELGLRLADPAVREAILAETDLPAQPVPLFDGLFALIQHSTDKIFAIGDPPDYEPTPEQTVAAIARRRGQDPLAVMYDLMLEADGTALLMLPFFNYAAGNHDAIYDMMSHPAAVSGLSDGGAHCGLICDASYPTFMLTHWARDRDRGPRFSLEYVVRKQTLDTATLFGLSDRGVIATGKKADLNVIDLDALTLHAPRMVYDLPAGGRRLIQGASGYDATVVSGVVTRRHGSDTGARPGRLVRGVR encoded by the coding sequence ATGTTCGACCTCACCATTACCGGCGGCACCGTGGTAGACGGGACCGGCGCTGACCGGTTCCGCGCGGACATCGGCGTCAAAGACGGCCGCATCGTCGAGATCCGCCGTTGCGAGGGCGACGACCCGGGGCTGTCCGGCGAGGCGGCCCACACCATCGATGCCACCGGCAAGGTGGTGACGCCGGGATTCGTCGACATCCACACCCATTACGACGGCCAGGTCAGCTGGGACGACACGCTGGAACCGTCGAGCCTGCACGGTGTCACCACCGTGGTCAGCGGCAACTGCGGAGTCGGATTCGCCCCGGTTGCGCCCGGTCGCGAGCAGTGGCTCATCGAGCTCATGGAGGGTGTCGAGGACATTCCCGGCACTGCGCTCACCGAGGGCATCACCTGGGAGTGGGAGAGTTTTCCGCAGTATCTGGATGCGGTCGAAAAGCGTTCGCTGGCAGTCGATTTCGGAACGCAGATCGCCCACGGCGCAGTGCGGGGTTATGCAATGGGTGACCGCGGCGCCCGCAACGAGGCCGCCACCGAGGACGACGTGGCACTGATGGCCAGGATCGTGCGTGAGGCCGTCGAGGCCGGTGCGCTGGGTTTTTCCACGTCCCGCACCGAGGCGCACCGCGCCATGGACGGCCAGCCGGTGCCCGGTACCTACGCCGCCGAGCGGGAATTGTTCGGGCTGGGCCGCGCCATGGCTGCCGGCGGGCAGGCGGTGTTCGAAGTGGCACCACAGGGTACCGCCGGTGAGGACAATGAGGCCTCCATGCGTGAGCTGGACTGGATGACCCGGCTCGCCGCCGAGATCGACCGTCCCGTCTCGTTCGCCATGGTGCAGAACAGCGGCGCCCCGGATCTGTGGCGCCGCCAACTGGACTGTGCCGGTGCGGCGCTCGAGCGGGGTGTGCAGATCTATGCGCAGTTCGCGGTCCGGCCGTTCGGCATGTTGTTCGGGTTCCCGGGTTATCACGCGTTCACCCACCGGCCCACCTATCGCCGGTTGGCGGCAGAGTCTACCCGTGAGGAATTGGGGCTCCGGCTGGCCGATCCCGCTGTGCGCGAGGCGATCCTGGCCGAGACCGATCTGCCCGCGCAGCCGGTGCCGTTGTTCGACGGCCTGTTCGCGCTGATCCAGCACAGCACCGACAAGATCTTCGCGATCGGCGATCCGCCGGACTACGAGCCGACACCGGAGCAGACGGTGGCCGCGATCGCGCGCCGCCGCGGTCAGGACCCCCTGGCCGTCATGTACGACCTGATGTTGGAGGCGGACGGCACCGCACTGCTGATGCTGCCGTTCTTCAACTACGCCGCGGGCAATCATGACGCGATCTACGACATGATGAGCCATCCGGCAGCCGTGTCGGGCCTATCGGACGGCGGCGCACACTGCGGCTTGATCTGTGACGCCTCCTACCCGACGTTCATGTTGACCCACTGGGCGCGGGACCGGGACCGCGGGCCGCGATTCTCGCTGGAGTACGTGGTGCGCAAGCAAACCCTCGACACCGCAACGCTGTTCGGACTGTCCGACCGCGGCGTGATCGCTACCGGCAAGAAAGCCGACCTCAACGTCATCGATCTCGACGCACTGACTCTCCACGCGCCCCGCATGGTCTACGACCTCCCCGCCGGGGGTCGGCGGCTGATCCAGGGCGCCTCCGGTTACGACGCCACCGTGGTCAGTGGGGTCGTCACCCGCAGACACGGCAGTGACACCGGTGCCCGGCCGGGTCGGTTGGTGCGCGGCGTCAGATAA
- a CDS encoding nuclear transport factor 2 family protein has translation MSVDQAVAAPEVVLGMWRALSARDWDAVATFLAQDCIYVDVPVGAAAAAKGPVDIVKRLKIGLESLAGYQNFDGLLVADGENVLYEHSEQWDWAGGESALLQFVTVHRVVDGKITRWKDYWDMGALANHAPSTWMADFASADMSWVYDATGEI, from the coding sequence ATGTCCGTTGATCAAGCGGTGGCGGCACCGGAGGTGGTCCTCGGCATGTGGCGGGCCCTGTCGGCCCGGGACTGGGACGCCGTCGCCACGTTCCTCGCGCAGGACTGTATCTACGTGGACGTGCCGGTCGGCGCTGCGGCGGCGGCCAAGGGTCCGGTCGACATCGTCAAGCGCCTCAAGATCGGATTGGAATCACTCGCCGGCTACCAGAACTTCGATGGCCTACTGGTCGCCGACGGGGAGAACGTGTTGTACGAGCACTCCGAGCAGTGGGACTGGGCCGGAGGCGAATCCGCGTTACTGCAGTTCGTCACGGTGCACCGAGTGGTGGACGGCAAGATCACGCGATGGAAGGACTACTGGGACATGGGAGCATTGGCCAATCACGCGCCGTCGACCTGGATGGCGGACTTCGCCAGCGCCGACATGTCATGGGTGTACGACGCCACCGGGGAGATCTGA
- a CDS encoding N-acyl-D-amino-acid deacylase family protein: protein MTYDTIIRNGRWFDGSGAPSAIRDIGIRDGHVAAISADALDGTGCADVIDASGRWVLPGLIDIHTHYDVEVLGGPALSESLRHGVTTIMLGSCSLSTIYVNGEDAGDIFGRVEAIPRDFVISAVDQHKSWNSCAQYISALESRPLGPNVAAFIGHSDMRAATMGLDRSTRDDERPTRAELARMEAMLAEAIDAGMVGMSSQQLLFDKLDGEACRSRTLPSTYAKARELRRLKAQLRRSGLILQSGPDIENPLNLGSQLAQSLGLFRKKLKTSLLSAADVKANPYAVALLGPMARLVNRFGGDFRWQHLPVPFEVYADGIDLVIFEEFGAGAAALHLRDEVERNELMRDEAYRRQFRKQYESKLGIRVWHRDFYDAEIVECPDPAVAGKSFGQVGADRGGLHPVDAFLDLVLEHGRALRWRTTISNHRPEVLKKFAADPGVQMGFSDAGAHLRNMAFYNMGLRLLRHVRDADRAGKPFISIEQAVHRLTGELADWYRLDAGHLRVGDRADVVVIDPEHLDASLDAYAEEPVAQYGGLSRMVNRNDDTVQAVLVGGRTVFRNGQPSDLVGRTRTGSFLRAGRPVPALQADIADSEVLLDVR from the coding sequence GTGACCTACGACACGATCATCCGCAACGGCCGCTGGTTTGACGGGTCCGGGGCCCCATCCGCCATCCGCGATATCGGAATCCGCGACGGGCACGTCGCGGCGATCAGCGCGGACGCCTTGGACGGGACCGGTTGCGCTGACGTGATCGACGCTTCGGGACGCTGGGTGCTCCCCGGGCTGATCGATATCCATACCCACTACGACGTCGAGGTGCTGGGCGGTCCTGCACTCAGCGAATCGCTGCGCCATGGCGTCACCACGATCATGCTCGGTTCGTGCTCGCTGTCGACCATCTACGTCAACGGTGAGGACGCCGGTGACATCTTCGGCCGGGTCGAGGCCATTCCTCGCGACTTCGTGATCTCCGCCGTGGATCAACACAAGTCGTGGAATTCGTGCGCCCAGTACATCTCCGCACTGGAGTCCAGGCCGCTGGGGCCCAATGTGGCAGCGTTCATCGGTCACTCCGATATGCGCGCGGCCACCATGGGTCTGGACCGCTCTACCCGTGACGATGAGCGCCCCACCCGCGCCGAGCTGGCCCGGATGGAGGCCATGCTGGCCGAGGCGATTGATGCCGGTATGGTCGGAATGTCCTCGCAGCAGCTGCTTTTCGACAAGCTGGACGGGGAGGCCTGCCGGTCCCGGACGTTGCCGTCCACCTACGCGAAGGCCCGCGAACTGCGACGACTGAAAGCCCAGTTACGCCGCAGCGGCCTGATCCTGCAGTCCGGCCCCGATATCGAGAATCCGCTGAACCTCGGATCGCAGCTGGCCCAGTCGCTCGGACTCTTCCGTAAGAAGCTCAAGACCAGCCTGCTCTCGGCTGCCGACGTCAAGGCCAACCCGTACGCGGTTGCGTTGCTCGGGCCGATGGCACGACTGGTGAACAGATTCGGCGGCGACTTCCGCTGGCAGCACCTGCCGGTGCCGTTCGAGGTGTACGCCGACGGAATCGACCTGGTGATCTTCGAGGAATTCGGCGCAGGCGCGGCCGCGCTGCACCTGCGCGATGAAGTCGAACGCAACGAGCTGATGCGCGACGAGGCCTACCGCAGGCAGTTCCGAAAACAGTATGAGAGCAAGCTCGGCATCCGGGTGTGGCACCGCGACTTCTACGACGCCGAGATCGTCGAATGTCCGGACCCCGCGGTGGCCGGCAAGTCGTTCGGGCAGGTCGGCGCCGACCGCGGTGGGCTGCACCCGGTGGATGCGTTCCTGGATCTGGTGCTCGAGCACGGTCGCGCACTGCGCTGGCGCACCACCATCTCCAATCACCGCCCGGAGGTGCTCAAGAAGTTCGCCGCCGATCCCGGTGTGCAGATGGGCTTCTCGGACGCCGGGGCACACCTTCGCAACATGGCCTTCTACAACATGGGGCTGCGATTGCTGCGTCACGTCCGCGACGCCGACCGGGCCGGGAAGCCGTTCATCTCCATCGAGCAGGCGGTGCACCGCCTCACCGGCGAACTCGCCGACTGGTACCGGCTGGACGCCGGCCACCTGCGGGTCGGCGACCGCGCGGACGTCGTGGTGATAGACCCGGAGCACCTCGACGCGTCCCTGGATGCCTACGCCGAGGAGCCCGTCGCGCAGTACGGCGGGCTGTCGCGGATGGTCAACCGCAATGACGACACGGTGCAGGCCGTACTCGTCGGCGGCAGAACGGTTTTCCGCAACGGGCAACCATCAGATCTGGTGGGCAGGACCCGCACGGGCAGCTTCCTGCGTGCCGGCCGGCCGGTGCCGGCGCTGCAGGCCGACATCGCTGACAGCGAGGTGTTGCTCGATGTCCGTTGA